Sequence from the Thalassoglobus sp. JC818 genome:
GGTCATCGACAGCGATGTATATCGAACGAGCAGGGGATCGAATCCGAAAACCAAAGAGGCAAATAGCCCGGCCAGCGGATTCAAATTGAGATTCTGGCTCGCTCTCCAAATGAAATAGACACCGCCCACGGCAGTGAGAACGTTGAGAAATCCTCGTCCCCAACCTCCTCCGAAACGTTCGAACGGTGTGATCAACACCGGATAAAACGGTGGGCGGAAAGCGGTCGCCTGATCTGTTCCAGGAGTCGAAAATCCTCTGCCTGCTGCCAGTCCTTCAGCAAGTTGAATGTACGAATCGGGATCGTCCGACAATTCCGCAGATCGAAAAACGACCACCCCCACTCGCACGATGAAACAGAGAATGAGGCAACCGATCAGCCAGAAGGAGCTACGAGAGAGAAGCGGCCGCAACGGACGGGCTCCCTGTCGGTGATTCGGAAGATTCTTGCTTCCCTGCCGACTTCAAGCTGAAGTCAGGGGGAGCAACGGTCGGAAAACGCAGCGAGAATTGAGTCCCATGTCCGACGGCGGTTTCGACACGAATTCGACCTCCGTGTGCTTCCATGACTTCCCGGCACAAAGAGAGTCCCAATCCCGTTCCACCCTGTCCATGCTCATCGGCAGATTTGGTGGTGTAGAAACGTTCGAAGATCCGGGGTAATACGTCAGGAGAAATTCCTGAGCCCTGATCCTTGATCGAAATCTCTGCATACTGATCGTCGACCGACTCAGAAACCTTGATGGTCAATGTCCGCCCGGCAACCATCGCTTGTCGCGCATTCACGATCAGGTTGAGAAGCACCTGTTGGACCTGGCCAGCGTTCACATTGGCGTAGGGGTCCGCGAGATACTGGGTGTCCAGATGAATGCGGTGAACTTTGAGATCTTTCTCAACGAGAATGATGACATCGCGAACGAGTTTGGAAAGATTGTGTGGATCGCGGCGGCTTTCGCTCGAGCGAGAATAGGCCAGCAGACCGGTTGTGATTTTGGCAGCTCGCTGACTGGCGTTTAGGATTCTGTCGAACGCTTTCTCACGTGCCTGATCATCCTTTTGGCGCAGCCCGAGTTTGGAATAGTTGATGATCGTCGTGAGGATGTTATTGAATTCGTGAGTCATCGATGATGCAAGTTCACCGATCGAGCCCATTTTTTGAGATTGAAGCAGTTGTTGACGCAACCCTTCGATTTCCTGTCGTTGCTGTTCAATGACTTCGTGAAGTGATTGGGACGGCATGGAGATTGTCACTTTGGTTAGCTTGAGGGCAGTCCAGACGGACCACATGATGAATCTGGAAAAACAGAGTCCATCGGCAGAATCGGCATCATTCGATAAGAACTTCAAACCGTTCATCGCTGGATCGCGAGTGCAGCGAAAAGTTCGTTCGTCGTCCAGTTCGGGTAACTTGGGGAAGGTTGCCGAGGGAGGTTGTGGTTCATCCAGTCGCTCTACGCGCGGTTAGATTCCTCAATCGACAAAATCGGAAATCTCCTGAATGTCTTCCCGGGGGATGTTCGCCGAAGCCATCGCTGCATGCAGATCGGCAACGGCTCCTTCTTGAGCGTTTTTATAGAACAGGACGCGAAGGCGAATCCCGTCTTCGCTCCCGGAAGCTTTCTTCACAAGCTCGACAACTTCTTCCAGCGAGATCACTTCTCCATCTTGAGGGTTTTCTGGATCGGTGAGTCGATATTTGTCGGCCTGAATCGCCACAGTGATAAACGGCGAGACAGGTGCATTTTCTGAAGAAGGGAGAGAAGAGACCGAGTTGCTCAGGTCGTTGCTGACCGAAACTTGGGAATAGTCGATGGTCGAATCGTCGTCGGAGTTCTCCGTGGCGACTTCGCCCGCTTCATCAGATTGAGTGCCCAGTCCAGGGATTCTCCACAGCTGTCCCAGCAGAAAACCGAGCACGAGAATGACACCAATTCCGCCTGCGTAACGTTTCTTCATCGTTCGTTTCCTTGGATCGACAGACCGGAATGTCATCCCGCCTGATTAAATTGCGTCTGAATTCAGGTTACCCGGAAACTTGTCAGCTATTCAATTCGGAATCCGAGATCGGCGTAATCATATCGGGTTCGGCTGCTGCTCTCGAAATTCATCCTGAGAACAATTTGAGGGAGCGCATCGCGAACACCTTCGGTGGCCCAGCGCTGAGAACGTCGATCGTAAGTGAGCATCATAATCACGAGATCTTTGGGGTCAGGCAGCGTGTGAGCGGTTTCGATGAACTTGTCGATGAACTCCTGCTGAACGAAATCTTTCGAGATGTCGATCGGGATCTGCATTTTCAGAATTTGATCGCCGCTGGAGATCGTCAGAAAGTTATCCGGCGTGACGTGGATGTCCCAGACATCGCATCGTTTTCGGATTTCTTCGTATGAAAGAAGATGCTCGATGACACGGCCGGACTGCTCCACTGCAATCTGACGAAATCTCTCTTTGAGTCGTTCAACTTCGGAAGTCGTTCTGCCAGCAGGTGGTTTTGTGGAGTTGATGGTCTGTTCGACCACCTGTTCCGGAATATCGAACAGCTCGACCAGAAGATCGGTCAAAACATTCTGTTGCTGTTGAGTTGTTTCGAGTTGATCCTGGGCAAGTGCG
This genomic interval carries:
- a CDS encoding HAMP domain-containing sensor histidine kinase; amino-acid sequence: MWSVWTALKLTKVTISMPSQSLHEVIEQQRQEIEGLRQQLLQSQKMGSIGELASSMTHEFNNILTTIINYSKLGLRQKDDQAREKAFDRILNASQRAAKITTGLLAYSRSSESRRDPHNLSKLVRDVIILVEKDLKVHRIHLDTQYLADPYANVNAGQVQQVLLNLIVNARQAMVAGRTLTIKVSESVDDQYAEISIKDQGSGISPDVLPRIFERFYTTKSADEHGQGGTGLGLSLCREVMEAHGGRIRVETAVGHGTQFSLRFPTVAPPDFSLKSAGKQESSESPTGSPSVAAASLS